In the Azospirillum formosense genome, one interval contains:
- a CDS encoding metal ABC transporter permease encodes MSFEALRALVQGWAGAGLLPAGLTHGFLVNALLSGLVIGPVLGGLGTLVVTKRLAFFSEAVGHAALTGVAIGILVGEPYTGPYASLFGYCLLFALLVNYTRNRSNLTADTLIGVFLSVSLALGASLLLILASRVNIHILENVLFGSVLTVDDRDLTVLLVVAVGVTALMLPLFNRLLLASFNPALARVRGVPVKGLDYLFIVLVTVVTVASVKIIGAILVGALLVIPAAAARVVASSLRGFFLLSVAFASVAAVAGILLPVQLALPVPSGGAIILAAGLLFLGALLARLFMKGEEG; translated from the coding sequence ATGAGCTTCGAGGCGTTGCGCGCCCTGGTCCAGGGCTGGGCCGGGGCCGGGCTGCTGCCCGCCGGTCTGACCCACGGCTTTCTCGTCAACGCGCTGCTGTCCGGGCTGGTGATCGGCCCGGTGCTCGGCGGGCTCGGCACGCTGGTGGTGACCAAGCGGCTGGCCTTCTTCTCCGAGGCGGTCGGCCACGCCGCGCTGACCGGTGTCGCCATCGGCATCCTGGTGGGGGAGCCCTACACCGGCCCCTACGCCAGCCTGTTCGGCTACTGCCTGCTGTTCGCGCTGCTGGTCAACTACACGCGCAACCGCAGCAACCTGACCGCCGACACGCTGATCGGCGTCTTCCTGTCGGTGTCGCTGGCGCTGGGCGCCAGCCTGCTGCTGATCCTGGCCAGCCGGGTCAACATCCACATCCTGGAGAACGTGCTGTTCGGCTCGGTCCTGACGGTGGACGACCGCGACCTGACCGTGCTGCTGGTGGTGGCCGTCGGGGTGACCGCGCTGATGCTGCCGCTGTTCAACCGGCTGCTGCTGGCGAGCTTCAACCCGGCGCTGGCGCGGGTGCGCGGCGTGCCGGTGAAGGGGCTGGACTATCTGTTCATCGTGCTGGTGACCGTGGTCACCGTCGCGTCGGTCAAGATCATCGGCGCCATCCTGGTGGGGGCGCTGCTGGTCATTCCCGCCGCCGCGGCGCGGGTCGTCGCCTCGTCGCTGCGCGGCTTCTTCCTGCTGTCGGTCGCCTTTGCCAGTGTGGCGGCGGTGGCCGGAATCCTGCTGCCCGTGCAACTCGCCCTGCCGGTGCCGTCGGGCGGCGCCATCATCCTGGCGGCGGGGCTGCTGTTCCTGGGCGCGCTGCTGGCGCGTCTGTTCATGAAGGGGGAAGAGGGATGA
- a CDS encoding MacB family efflux pump subunit produces the protein MSGPLLILEDIRKTYISGGGLAVEVLRGVSLTVEAGEFVAIVGSSGSGKSTLMNILGGLDRPTSGRYRVDGRDVTALEGDERAALRRDGFGFVFQHYHLIPGTTAQENVAMPGRYAGLPAALREDRAVALLGRLGLEERRHHRPNQLSGGQQQRVSIARALMNDAPVILADEPTGALDSASGAEVVALLRELSTAGRTVILITHDRKVAEAAGRVIEMRDGRIVADSGRPPPSLAAPSPAAPSPAPATGPDAGASLWTDAGEALSAALRSLGANGFRTALTLLGIVIGVASVIALLAIGEGAKQAVMARVGALGVNLVYVVAGSGDPRLPATPLTEADGEAILDLPNVESVMPFLAAPVMARHGNIDHRTEGLATSASLPLTHRWPVAQGAFFTRADERSGAAVAVLGHRVAERLFPREESPLGKHVLVNNIPFLVTGVMAQKGDLTGNQSTDDWVFVPLSTGVQRLIGKPDLELILVSVHDVGRIAQTRDAIHALIAGRHGQEDFQIHDGTARIQAAAETQDTMTLLLGCAAVITLLVGGIGVMNIMLVSVTERTREIGIRMAVGARAADIERQFLMEAALVAGLGGLAGVALGLAGGAVIGLLAMPVVFTATAIAGAVASAVLTGMVFGLIPARRAARLDPVAALASE, from the coding sequence GTGAGCGGCCCGCTTCTCATCCTGGAGGACATCCGCAAGACCTACATCAGCGGCGGCGGCCTGGCGGTCGAGGTGCTGCGCGGCGTCTCCCTGACCGTCGAGGCCGGGGAGTTCGTCGCCATCGTCGGCAGCTCCGGCTCCGGCAAATCGACGCTGATGAACATCCTCGGCGGGCTCGACCGCCCGACCTCCGGACGCTACCGCGTCGATGGACGCGACGTGACGGCTCTGGAGGGCGACGAGCGGGCGGCGCTGCGGCGGGACGGCTTCGGCTTCGTCTTCCAGCACTACCATCTGATCCCCGGCACGACGGCGCAGGAGAATGTCGCGATGCCGGGCCGCTACGCGGGCCTGCCCGCCGCGCTGCGCGAAGACCGCGCCGTCGCGTTGCTCGGCCGCCTGGGGCTGGAGGAGCGGCGCCATCACCGCCCCAACCAGCTTTCGGGCGGCCAGCAACAGCGCGTGTCGATCGCGCGGGCGCTGATGAACGACGCCCCGGTGATCCTGGCCGACGAGCCGACCGGTGCTTTGGACAGCGCCAGCGGGGCGGAGGTGGTGGCGCTGCTGCGCGAGCTGTCCACCGCCGGCCGCACGGTGATCCTCATCACCCACGACCGCAAGGTGGCGGAGGCCGCCGGCCGGGTGATCGAGATGCGCGACGGCCGCATCGTCGCCGACAGCGGCCGCCCGCCCCCATCACTGGCGGCCCCGTCGCCGGCGGCCCCCTCCCCCGCCCCGGCGACGGGGCCGGACGCCGGCGCCTCCTTGTGGACCGACGCCGGGGAAGCCCTGTCGGCGGCCTTGCGGTCGCTGGGCGCCAACGGCTTCCGCACGGCGCTGACCCTGCTCGGCATCGTCATCGGCGTGGCGTCCGTGATCGCCCTGCTCGCCATCGGCGAGGGCGCCAAGCAGGCGGTTATGGCGCGGGTCGGCGCGCTGGGGGTCAATCTGGTCTATGTGGTGGCGGGCAGCGGCGACCCCCGCCTGCCGGCCACGCCGCTGACCGAGGCGGACGGCGAGGCCATCCTGGACTTGCCCAACGTCGAGAGCGTGATGCCCTTCCTCGCCGCGCCGGTGATGGCCCGCCACGGCAACATCGACCACCGCACTGAAGGGCTGGCGACCTCGGCGTCGCTGCCGCTGACCCACCGCTGGCCGGTCGCCCAAGGCGCCTTCTTCACCCGTGCCGACGAGCGGTCCGGGGCGGCGGTGGCGGTTCTCGGCCACCGCGTCGCCGAACGGCTGTTTCCGCGCGAGGAGTCGCCGCTGGGCAAGCATGTGCTGGTGAACAACATTCCCTTCCTGGTCACCGGCGTGATGGCGCAGAAGGGCGACCTGACCGGCAACCAGAGCACCGACGACTGGGTGTTCGTGCCGCTGTCCACCGGCGTGCAACGGCTGATCGGCAAGCCGGACCTGGAGTTGATCCTCGTCTCGGTGCACGACGTGGGGCGGATCGCGCAGACCCGCGACGCCATCCACGCCCTGATCGCCGGGCGTCACGGCCAGGAGGATTTCCAGATCCACGACGGGACAGCGCGCATCCAGGCGGCGGCGGAGACCCAGGACACCATGACGCTGCTGCTCGGCTGCGCCGCGGTCATCACGCTGCTGGTCGGCGGCATCGGGGTCATGAACATCATGCTGGTCAGCGTGACCGAGCGCACCCGCGAGATCGGCATCCGCATGGCCGTCGGCGCCCGCGCCGCCGACATCGAGCGGCAGTTCCTGATGGAGGCGGCGCTGGTGGCGGGGTTGGGCGGGCTGGCCGGGGTGGCGCTGGGGCTGGCCGGCGGCGCGGTGATCGGGCTGCTGGCGATGCCGGTGGTCTTCACCGCGACCGCGATCGCCGGGGCGGTGGCCTCCGCCGTACTGACCGGCATGGTCTTCGGCCTGATCCCCGCCCGCCGCGCCGCGCGGCTCGACCCGGTGGCGGCGCTGGCGAGCGAGTGA
- a CDS encoding efflux RND transporter periplasmic adaptor subunit, with translation MSAALLRPADPAASAEVAVVGRGTVEDTVSALGKIQPRAYVDVGAQVSGQLTRLHVTVGQMVREGDLLAEIDPALQQAKVEAGRAERARLTALLAEQRARADFAEAQLARQTALRRSGSGRGEAFDQARMEARIAAAQVEATQAQIRQTDSTLQADEAQLGYTRIYAPMGGTLIAVDARQGQTINSAYEAPVLMRIADLSAMTVWTQVSEADVTRLTDGMPLYFTTLGHPGRRWTARLQEILPAPPKPPALGNGGSSASGGGGAANSVVLYTALFEIANDRGELRPDMTAQVFFVVAAAKDAVTVPVAALTPADEAAGRHRVSLIGSGGAIETRDVRVGVRDRFNAQILEGLAEGERIVVGWKADDGRPPRIGFRL, from the coding sequence GTGTCCGCCGCCCTGCTGCGCCCGGCCGATCCCGCCGCCTCGGCGGAGGTGGCGGTGGTCGGCCGCGGCACGGTCGAGGACACGGTGTCGGCGCTCGGCAAGATCCAGCCGCGCGCCTACGTCGACGTGGGCGCCCAGGTGTCCGGGCAGTTGACGCGGCTGCACGTGACGGTCGGGCAGATGGTCCGCGAGGGCGATCTGCTGGCCGAGATCGACCCCGCCCTGCAACAGGCCAAGGTCGAGGCCGGGCGGGCCGAGCGCGCCCGCCTGACCGCCCTGCTGGCCGAGCAGCGGGCGCGCGCCGACTTCGCCGAGGCCCAACTCGCCCGTCAGACGGCGCTGCGGCGCAGCGGGTCGGGGCGCGGCGAGGCCTTCGACCAGGCCCGCATGGAGGCGCGCATCGCCGCCGCCCAGGTCGAGGCCACCCAGGCGCAGATCCGCCAGACGGACTCGACCCTCCAGGCCGACGAGGCGCAGCTCGGCTACACCCGCATCTACGCGCCGATGGGCGGCACGCTGATCGCGGTGGACGCCCGCCAGGGCCAGACCATCAACTCCGCCTACGAGGCGCCGGTGCTGATGCGGATCGCCGACCTGTCGGCCATGACCGTGTGGACCCAGGTGTCGGAAGCCGACGTGACCCGGCTGACGGACGGCATGCCCCTCTACTTCACCACGCTCGGCCATCCCGGACGGCGCTGGACCGCGCGCCTGCAGGAGATTTTGCCCGCCCCGCCGAAGCCGCCCGCCTTGGGGAACGGCGGCTCGTCCGCGTCCGGGGGCGGCGGGGCGGCCAACAGCGTCGTGCTCTACACCGCGCTGTTCGAGATCGCCAACGACCGGGGGGAACTGCGTCCGGACATGACCGCCCAGGTCTTCTTCGTGGTCGCCGCGGCCAAGGACGCCGTCACCGTTCCGGTCGCCGCCCTGACCCCCGCCGACGAGGCGGCGGGACGGCATCGCGTTTCGCTGATCGGCAGCGGCGGCGCCATCGAGACGCGCGACGTCCGCGTCGGGGTGCGCGACCGCTTCAACGCCCAGATCCTGGAAGGGTTGGCCGAAGGCGAGCGGATCGTGGTGGGCTGGAAAGCCGACGACGGCCGCCCGCCCAGGATCGGGTTCCGGCTGTGA
- a CDS encoding metal ABC transporter ATP-binding protein has translation MTGPAILFDQVDLTLGRTVILDGVSLRVAAGTVHALVGPNGGGKSSLIRALLGQAPHRGTIRLDWPGDGPGTVAYVPQSVEFDRGLPLTVEDFLAVLCQRRPAFLGPDRRMNYGAALDRVGMAGKARRRFGALSGGERQRVLLAQALIPAPDLIVLDEPMTALDEAGIAIFETLLAELSATGTTVLWVEHDLAQVRRLAGRVTGLNRRVLFDGAPPEMLSPERVFDLFSAVPRRAAAERIAS, from the coding sequence GTGACGGGTCCCGCCATCCTGTTCGATCAAGTGGACCTGACGCTGGGCCGCACGGTGATCCTCGACGGCGTGTCGCTGCGCGTCGCGGCGGGCACCGTCCACGCGCTGGTCGGTCCCAACGGCGGCGGCAAGTCGTCGCTGATCCGCGCCCTGCTCGGTCAGGCGCCGCACCGCGGGACCATTCGGCTCGACTGGCCGGGCGACGGGCCGGGCACCGTCGCATACGTGCCGCAATCGGTCGAGTTCGACCGCGGGCTTCCGCTGACGGTGGAGGATTTCCTGGCCGTGCTGTGCCAGCGCCGACCCGCCTTCCTCGGGCCGGACCGCCGCATGAACTACGGCGCGGCGCTGGACCGCGTCGGCATGGCCGGCAAGGCCCGCCGCCGCTTCGGCGCCCTGTCCGGTGGCGAGCGGCAGCGCGTCCTGCTCGCCCAGGCGCTGATCCCGGCGCCGGACCTGATCGTTCTGGACGAGCCGATGACCGCGCTCGACGAGGCCGGGATCGCCATCTTCGAAACGCTGCTGGCCGAGCTGTCCGCCACCGGGACCACCGTCCTCTGGGTCGAGCACGATCTGGCCCAGGTGCGCCGGCTGGCGGGGCGGGTGACCGGCCTGAACCGGCGGGTGCTGTTCGACGGCGCCCCGCCGGAGATGCTGTCGCCGGAGCGGGTGTTCGACCTGTTCTCCGCCGTTCCGCGCCGCGCGGCGGCCGAAAGGATCGCGTCATGA
- a CDS encoding zinc ABC transporter substrate-binding protein yields the protein MKRVTLAALLLLSTVAGASAETVLAGHPVTAGLAQALTKGTPVVVEAVVPPAIPMGRQHAFLSGRGEAKLAEAARKADAVLTLRSAWVEDPLYPLARRANIRLVEIDAARPVDGALPGIAVSGGAAFPWLGIANAGRMADILAADLRRLYPASKDAIDANLAALKRGLLTVSSRSAQAFAALPDPSVAALSDRFATLAADLGLDLRRVWTRDDRDWTPERLAELTATLKAEAIPVVLHHRPPAPEIARAVADGGARLIVLDSLESGPPAAMDTALEHMAEQVEAGLR from the coding sequence ATGAAGCGCGTCACGCTCGCGGCGCTCCTGCTGCTGTCCACGGTGGCGGGCGCCTCCGCCGAGACGGTGCTGGCCGGTCACCCGGTCACCGCCGGGCTGGCCCAGGCGCTGACGAAGGGCACGCCGGTGGTGGTGGAGGCGGTGGTGCCGCCGGCCATCCCCATGGGGCGCCAGCACGCCTTCCTGAGCGGGCGCGGCGAAGCGAAGCTCGCGGAGGCCGCCCGCAAGGCGGACGCGGTGCTGACCCTGCGCTCCGCCTGGGTCGAGGACCCGCTCTACCCGCTGGCGCGGCGGGCCAACATCCGCCTCGTCGAGATCGACGCCGCCCGGCCGGTGGACGGCGCCCTGCCGGGGATCGCGGTCAGCGGCGGCGCGGCCTTCCCCTGGCTGGGCATCGCCAACGCCGGGCGGATGGCCGACATCCTCGCCGCCGACCTGCGGCGCCTCTATCCCGCTTCCAAGGACGCCATCGATGCGAATCTCGCCGCGCTGAAGCGTGGCTTGCTGACGGTGTCGTCCCGGTCGGCGCAAGCCTTCGCCGCGTTGCCGGACCCGTCGGTGGCGGCGCTGTCCGACCGCTTCGCCACGCTGGCCGCCGATCTCGGGCTCGACCTGCGCCGGGTCTGGACCCGCGACGACCGCGACTGGACGCCGGAGCGTCTGGCCGAGCTGACCGCCACCCTGAAGGCCGAGGCGATTCCCGTGGTGCTGCACCACCGTCCGCCGGCGCCGGAGATCGCCCGGGCGGTGGCGGACGGTGGCGCCCGGCTGATCGTGCTGGACAGTCTGGAGAGCGGTCCGCCGGCGGCGATGGACACGGCGCTGGAGCATATGGCGGAGCAGGTGGAGGCGGGGCTGCGGTGA